From the Primulina tabacum isolate GXHZ01 chromosome 3, ASM2559414v2, whole genome shotgun sequence genome, one window contains:
- the LOC142539698 gene encoding uncharacterized protein LOC142539698: MADEKVTRSKGVVARFNDQKGYGFIQPDEGGEDLFVHHTAVKSEGFRTLYEGQTVEFTIILDGDKTKAVDVTAPGGGPVDSTFRRRNDRDSRGGYGYNGRRTNNGNDYGYRSGGGECYNCGQLGHMARDCNGGSIGGNDGGCYTCGGYGHIARECPTGNRRGNGSSGVCFTCGEPGHMARECLGGGNSRGGGGFGNGSNGVCFTCGDPGHMARDCVGGGNSRWGGGFGNGSNGVCFTCGDPGHMARECVGGGNSRGGGGFGNGSNGVCFTCGEPGHISRECVVGGNSRGGGSFGRSSGGPDGRKCFNCGKSGHFAKECTEAPRG, encoded by the coding sequence ATGGCGGACGAGAAGGTTACTCGATCGAAAGGAGTTGTGGCGAGATTCAATGATCAAAAAGGGTACGGATTCATCCAACCCGATGAAGGTGGCGAAGATTTGTTCGTTCATCACACCGCCGTCAAGTCCGAGGGATTTCGCACGCTGTACGAGGGTCAAACCGTCGAGTTCACGATAATTCTGGATGGAGACAAAACCAAAGCTGTTGACGTCACGGCCCCTGGAGGTGGCCCCGTCGATTCCACTTTCCGGAGGCGGAATGACAGAGATAGCCGTGGTGGATATGGTTATAATGGTCGGAGGACTAATAATGGGAATGACTATGGATATCGAAGCGGCGGTGGCGAGTGTTATAATTGTGGACAGTTAGGGCATATGGCTAGGGATTGCAATGGCGGGAGTATCGGTGGGAATGATGGTGGTTGTTACACCTGCGGTGGGTATGGGCACATAGCGAGGGAGTGTCCTACTGGGAACCGTCGGGGAAACGGAAGTAGTGGGGTTTGTTTTACTTGTGGTGAGCCCGGGCATATGGCAAGGGAGTGTTTGGGTGGTGGGAACAGTAGAGGGGGTGGCGGCTTTGGGAACGGAAGTAACGGGGTTTGTTTTACTTGTGGTGATCCCGGGCATATGGCAAGGGATTGTGTGGGTGGTGGGAACAGTAGATGGGGTGGCGGCTTTGGGAACGGAAGTAACGGGGTTTGTTTTACTTGTGGTGATCCCGGGCATATGGCAAGGGAGTGTGTGGGTGGTGGGAACAGTAGAGGGGGTGGTGGCTTTGGGAACGGAAGTAATGGGGTTTGTTTTACTTGTGGTGAGCCCGGGCATATATCAAGGGAATGTGTGGTTGGTGGGAACAGTAGAGGGGGTGGCAGCTTTGGGAGGTCTAGCGGTGGCCCTGATGGACGAAAGTGCTTCAATTGTGGGAAATCTGGTCACTTTGCCAAGGAATGCACAGAAGCACCTCGTGGATGA